The sequence CGCCACCTCAGGACGAATACCCACCAGGATCGCGGTCGCGCCCAGCAGCCGGAGCGCCTGACCAATGCCGAGCAGCCGCGCGGCGCTCGCCTCGTCCAGCCGCGCGACGCCCGTGATGTCCAGCAGCGCCACCCGCGCCTGCGTGGCGACAACCGTGTCAAGCAGACTTTGCTGCAATCGGTCGAAGCGGCAATCGGTCAGGTGGCCCACGATCGGCGCGACGACCACGCCCTCGATCACCGGAATGACCGGATTTTGAAGCTGCGCCAGGGCCGTCAGCAGCTCCTCGCGCTCGGCGGTGGTGGCTTGCAGATCGGTGAGGAGGTGCTGGAGCGCGGCCCGCTGGGCCTCGATCTCCGCCGTGCGCTGCTCGACCTTCTCCTCCAGGCTGCGGTGCGACGCCGCCAGCTGCTCCGCCATGCTATCGAAGGTTGCCGCGAGCGCGCCGATCTCGTCCCCGCGCTTGCCGATGTTCGATCGCGCGTCGAGGTTGCCGCCTGCCAGCAGCATCGCGCTCTGCGTCAGGCCGCGAATCGGCTCCACCAGATTGCGCCAGAGCAGCCAGCTTACCAGCGACAGCAGCGCCAGCGCCAGGAGCGTCTCGATCAGCACCATGCGCCGGTAGCTGCTCCGTGTTCGGAGCACAACGCTGGTGACGGCCTCCATGTCGCGCTGCAACTCCTGCTCGACCAGCGCCGTCTGCGCCTCGAAGTTCGCCTTGATCGGGCTGATATAGTTCACGAAGCGCAGGCTGGCTGCGTTCCACTGCCTATCTCGCGCCAGCTCAACCAGCCGATCGACTTCACTGGTCAGCGTGGCATGAATCTCGGTCAGCTCACGGACGCGCTGATGCGCGCCGCGCTCATCCAGCACACGCGAGAGCTGCGTCACACTATGCGACACATTGCTGAGCCGGATCTGCAATGGCTTGTCGAGCCAGTCAAGGTAGTGCTGGCCTGTGGCTGAATCGAGGCCGCTGTAGAGTTCCTGGAGATTGGATTGGAGAGCGGAGGCGTGTTGGCTCGCCTCGGCGCTCCCGGCCAGCCGCAGCGAGTTATAGCTGAGTCGCTCTAGCTCCAGCATGCCAAGCGCGATGGCGATCAGCATCAGGCATAGTCCCAGCACGCTCATGCTGGCAAATTTGGTACCAACCTTCAGTCGCATCGAGGCTCCTTGCCGTACACATGGTACGCGGTCGATCGTATCCGACAGTCGCTCATGGCAGCGTCAGCGCTCCCGATCTCGCTTGCTGACAACGCTGTCGTGTGTCTAGATGGTGCCATGGCCGGGCTACAGCCGCAAGATACTTTGGTTAAACTTTTATTACTACAGCCGATCCGTCCATCGAAGCGGTAGCATGGTACCACAGATGCATCCCACAGCCGCGCCGTGCCGATCCATCGATCCGGAGGTGTGCTCCGGCTTTTGACCACGCCGAGATGCTGCAAAAGGCGGATGATCGAGCGGCGGATGGGCCGTAGCATAGCCCGGCACAGCCTTGCTGGAGCTCCATTCTGATGCTTGTTAAGGAAACGATCTATGTCTCGCACCAAACATATCGCGGCGGCAGGTCTGGCCCTGCTGCTGCTCAACGCCTGTGGCGCGGCCAGTCTGCCCTCGGCTCAGCCGTCTATCATCCCGCAGACGACCGCGCCCGCATTGGCTGAGCCTAGCCCCATCGTCTCGCCAGCGGCAACGTCGACGGTAGCTGCGGGATCAGCGGATGGTGGCAGGATCAGCAGCGCCGGTCGGATCGCCTTTGTCTCGGATCGCGACGGCAACCAGGAGATCTATGTGCTGAATGTGGACGGCTCAGGCGAGATCAGGCTCACCGACGCCGCCGCCGCAGACGCCAGCCCGGCATGGTCGCCCGATGGCACGCGCATCGCCTTTATGTCTGCTCGCGACGGCGATCCTGAGATCTATGTGATGCAGGCCGACGGTAGCC comes from Herpetosiphonaceae bacterium and encodes:
- a CDS encoding HAMP domain-containing protein, with the protein product MRLKVGTKFASMSVLGLCLMLIAIALGMLELERLSYNSLRLAGSAEASQHASALQSNLQELYSGLDSATGQHYLDWLDKPLQIRLSNVSHSVTQLSRVLDERGAHQRVRELTEIHATLTSEVDRLVELARDRQWNAASLRFVNYISPIKANFEAQTALVEQELQRDMEAVTSVVLRTRSSYRRMVLIETLLALALLSLVSWLLWRNLVEPIRGLTQSAMLLAGGNLDARSNIGKRGDEIGALAATFDSMAEQLAASHRSLEEKVEQRTAEIEAQRAALQHLLTDLQATTAEREELLTALAQLQNPVIPVIEGVVVAPIVGHLTDCRFDRLQQSLLDTVVATQARVALLDITGVARLDEASAARLLGIGQALRLLGATAILVGIRPEVA